The following coding sequences are from one Diprion similis isolate iyDipSimi1 chromosome 9, iyDipSimi1.1, whole genome shotgun sequence window:
- the LOC124410160 gene encoding zinc finger MYM-type protein 1-like, producing MAGSMMKFLSKPENKDCQEIIETVTASSSAAGSMEESEEKKICCSPNPLETDTESEISEDIPEESISGTSSSAVSISLTFSNDPGSWPASINSDLVDILVRRGPVQMRNHSFPVNDNGRKFSEYYYHRHLPNGEEINRDWLIYSISKDSVYCFCCKIFGKTASSLSDLNGFSNWQHLSLNLKRHETSDFHNENVKSWVQLNNMMKTKTTVNQMQLRLLESERKHWCDVLEIAVVKFLSRQCLAFRGSSKKIFEHDNGNFLKAIEMIASFDSTMREHIRRIELKSDSSRLGMAHYLGDQIQNEIIEILGTAIKNYILDKESLRKSKYFSVILDCTPDASYTEQITVILRHVCLNNTNKKVEVCENFIGFCPITSSTGEGLLNFVLNLFSQLNLDIQHLRGQGYDNGANMRGKHNGLHKKILEINSRAFYVPCSAHSLNLVVNDAANITHETTNFFDIVQEIYVFFSVSTKRWSIICKHIPDLKLKPLSATRWSSRIDAIKPLRYHIEKIFDALFEISENMSDKEGHVTVPPQPGSKKLYFVVHTKV from the coding sequence ATGGCAGGTTccatgatgaaatttttgagcAAACCTGAAAATAAGGATTGtcaagaaattattgaaactgTCACAGCTTCGTCGTCGGCTGCCGGATCTATGGAAgaatcggaagaaaaaaaaatatgctgcAGCCCTAATCCTTTAGAAACTGACACTGAAAGTGAGATAAGTGAAGACATTCCTGAAGAATCTATAAGCGGTACTTCGTCATCAGCGGTTTCTATCAGTTTGACATTTAGTAATGATCCTGGTTCGTGGCCAGCTAGTATCAATAGTGATTTAGTTGATATTTTAGTCAGACGTGGTCCCGTGCAGATGCGTAACCACAGTTTTCCCGTTAATGACAATGGTCGAAAATTTAGTGAATATTACTATCACAGACATCTTCCTAATGGTGAAGAGATTAATAGAGATTGGCTTATCTACTCTATTTCCAAAGATTCCGTTTACTGTTTTTGTTGCAAGATATTTGGTAAAACTGCGAGTAGTCTGTCCGATTTGAACGGCTTTTCGAATTGGCAACATTTatcattaaatttaaaaagacATGAAACGAGTGATTTCCAcaatgaaaatgtgaaatcaTGGGTGCAATTAAATAATATGATGAAAACTAAGACTACTGTAAATCAGATGCAACTGAGACTATTAGAATCAGAAAGAAAGCACTGGTGTGATGTATTAGAGATTGCCGTTGTAAAGTTTTTATCCCGTCAATGTCTGGCTTTTCGAGGatcatcgaaaaaaatttttgagcatgataacggaaattttttaaaagcaaTAGAAATGATAGCATCTTTTGATTCAACTATGCGGGAACACATTCgcagaattgaattgaaatctgATTCTAGTCGGTTGGGTATGGCTCACTATTTAGGagatcaaattcaaaatgaaattattgaaatactcGGCAcagcgataaaaaattatattttggaCAAAGAAAGTCTTAGAaagtcaaaatatttttccgtcATATTAGACTGCACACCGGATGCAAGCTATACGGAACAAATAACTGTAATACTCAGACATGTTTGTCTAAACAATACGAATAAAAAAGTCGAGGTATGCGAAAACTTCATTGGTTTTTGCCCAATTACTAGTTCAACTGGCGAGggtttattaaattttgttttgaatttattttcacaattgaaCCTCGACATTCAACATTTGCGCGGGCAAGGATATGATAATGGGGCTAATATGCGTGGAAAACACAACGggttgcataaaaaaattttggaaatcaatAGTCGCGCCTTTTACGTTCCATGCTCAGCCCATAGTCTGAATTTGGTAGTCAATGATGCAGCAAATATTACTCACGAAACtaccaatttttttgacaTAGTTCAAGAAATCtatgttttcttttcagtgTCTACAAAAAGGTGGTCGATCATTTGCAAACATATAccagatttaaaattaaaaccttTGAGTGCTACGCGATGGTCCAGCAGAATTGACGCAATTAAACCGTTACGGTATcacatagaaaaaatatttgatgctCTGTTCgaaatatctgaaaatatgTCTGACAAGGAAGGTCACGTTACTGTACCCCCACAACCTgggtcaaaaaaattatattttgtagTTCACACCAAAGTATAA
- the LOC124410161 gene encoding uncharacterized protein LOC124410161: MKLADTIKEFLIESINTYARIEIEEDETLDFQEQFKHHEPESVEDSELEWDSISSDEAADDSQCTKNEDEISFDYKKKAVEFWRSGKTKNLNIRTVAHRFKKVISKTQLKCWAHQINKGGTYKEKLNEISQYTLNRFIEATECGKIVHDIDLRRWALTAHKNFMNSDARFKASKEWVNKFKRAHRITSRKITKFITRKTLEDSKNLKKTAEEFTNNVKSVINDLGLENVYNSDQSGFQFEMHSGRTLANQGSKEIECVVQSISSTTHSYTIQPTISADGKLLSPLYLVLKEIGGDFGPRVEKTLFKPTNVFVSASKSGKLTSDHFKQWLTEIYFPNVGDNSALLIDSWSGHCSEVVDAVTPPNKKIVLKIIPKGTTGQIQPLDVFGFRIWKNFVRHFSDIVILSGSDINLHLRNNIIKLQSLVHNQLSSPRYINMLKYAWYKSGYIEKTPPEFINPVTFGFGDNSEPRCHICGDLAVITCSWCKKPLCLKHFFEEYHYCNEYIP, translated from the exons atgaaactagCAGATACAATTAAAGAGTTTTTAATTGAAAGCATAAACACATACGCGAGAATCGAAATTGAAGAAGACGAAACCTTGGATTTTCAAGAAcaattcaaacaccatgagcCTGAAAGTGTAGAAGACAGTGAATTGGAATGGGATTCAATTTCATCTGATGAAGCAGCAGATGACTCTCaatgtacaaaaaatgaagatgagATTTCATTCGATTACAAGAAGAAAGCTGTGGAGTTTTGGAGaagtggaaaaacaaaaaatttaaatattcgtACAGTTGCACACCGTTTTAAAAAAGTGATTTCTAAAACACAATTGAAGTGTTGGGCTCATCAAATCAATAAAGGTGGGacttataaagaaaaattaaatgagaTATCTCAATATACTTTAAATCGCTTCATTGAAGCAACTGAATGTGGCAAGATCGTACACGATATTGATTTGCGACGATGGGCTTTAACCgcacataaaaatttcatgaattccGATGCACGATTCAAAGCGTCAAAAGAATGGGTGAATAAGTTCAAAAGAGCACATCGCATTACGtctcggaaaattacaaaatttattacccGGAAAACTTTAGAAGattcaaaaaatcttaaaaaaacgGCTGAAGAGTTTACAAATAACGTTAAATCTGTTATCAACGACCTTGGTCTGGAAAATGTTTACAATTCGGATCAAAGtggatttcaatttgaaatgcATTCTGGTCGCACTCTTGCAAACCAAGgatcaaaagaaattgaatgcgTTGTTCAATCAATATCTTCAACAACTCATTCTTATACGATTCAACCAACGATATCCGCCGATGGAAAATTACTTTCACCGTTATATCTTGTATTAAAAGAAATCGGTGGTGACTTTGGCCCACGCgtagaaaaaacgttattcAAACCCACGAACGTTTTTGTTTCGGCATCGAAATCTGGAAAGTTAACATCAG ATCATTTCAAACAGTGGCTGACCGAAATCTATTTTCCGAATGTTGGCGACAACAGTGCGCTTTTAATCGACTCCTGGAGTGGACACTGTTCAGAAGTAGTTGATGCAGTAACTCCTcctaacaaaaaaattgtactaaaaattattccaaaaggAACAACAGGACAAATACAACCATTAGATGTGTTTGGTTTTcgaatatggaaaaattttgttcggcatttttcagatatagtAATTCTTTCCGGTAGCGATATAAATCTGCATTTGAGGAATAACATAATCAAACTGCAGTCACTTGTTCACAATCAACTGTCTTCCCCACGTTATATTAATATGCTTAAATATGCATGGTACAAAAGTGGGTACATAGAAAAAACACCCCCTGAGTTCATCAATCCGGTGACGTTTGGTTTTGGAGATAATTCGGAACCACGATGTCACATTTGTGGTGATTTAGCTGTTATAACATGTTCGTGGTGCAAAAAACCTTTGTGTCTCAAACACTTCTTTGAGGAGTATCATTATTGCAATGAATACATTCCATAA
- the LOC124410159 gene encoding uncharacterized protein LOC124410159, which translates to MPLNWDVLKRRTTEDWDKVTSAYITLLKLMPPTAKGRKKADRIGVTAAIDRLIVFHKTGTSLENAVVHTTQPCLLAVGPNKGAISSYFIAVEKGSIPIDAIDSSAAFDSLFKCHFVLDTRFDSSLSMYYDFIQVFYYKMDSNVRFTARMREVRAWLSQVITIQAFEISAIKF; encoded by the exons ATGCCATTGAATTGGGATGTGTTGAAACGACGTACCACAGAAG attgggATAAGGTAACGAGCGCCTACATAACATTGTTAAAACTAATGCCACCCACTGCCAAGGGGAGAAAGAAAGCAGACCGCATTGGAGTGACAGCTGCAATAGACCGGCTTATCGTTTTTCACAAG ACTGGAACTTCGCTGGAAAACGCTGTTGTTCATACTACACAGCCGTGTCTGCTTGCGGTTGGACCAAACAAAGGCGCCATCTCGTCATACTTCATAGCCGTGGAGAAAGGAAGTATTCCTATCGATGCGATAGATTCATCTGCTGCTTTTGACTCCCTGTTCAAGTGCCATTTCGTTTTGGACACAAGATTTGACTCCAGCCTCAGTATGTACTATGACTTTATTCAGGtcttttattacaaaatgGACTCTAACGTTCGCTTTACAGCGCGAATGCGCGAGGTGCGTGCGTGGTTGTCACAAGTTATAACGATACAGGCGTTTGAAATTAGCGCCATAAAATTTTGA